In Blastopirellula sediminis, the following proteins share a genomic window:
- a CDS encoding right-handed parallel beta-helix repeat-containing protein yields MAFPSLRATFVAGFVWLTLTTLASDAFAKTIAVPGDFPAIQAAIDAAETGDTVLVKAGVYRERIKLKAGVTLKSDGNDTRGERGLARAEGTILDGKELEGEGSAVTMAADAVLDGFTIRNFGHYDEAEWQRNYDTQGNLQSHEHIGASPAPGISIPDVTCVVKHNLVHHIGDTGIGAFGSADSMAKPHIYRNVCYRNMGGGIGAMRQTKATIEENDCFENFYAGIGHNHASPMVINNTCYANIRAGIGISEGSSPTVKGNRCYKNRRAGIGVRTEATTKPMIEGNECYDNDMAGIGAEEDAAPTIVKNKCYRNKLAGIGVRHATAEIRENECYENGAAGIGLDNASGKLIANYVHENKTAGLGFANSDKGEALVVKNRVIDNKQVAIGVHSGWNVTMVENEISRAGGMPPLVMIFADSKVMMGGDKLTGGGVAGVRVEGEVRIDRCELNGTQFRKVGPPNFAVWALPGSKVELIGNTFDNWRHALVAQECEISAVENQVKRFHQTAFVLQNMTAKSEVLRNQVFTGDAKAQVVKVNGAEKFPVVEEENEIRAEDGKK; encoded by the coding sequence ATGGCTTTCCCCTCTTTACGCGCGACGTTTGTCGCTGGTTTTGTTTGGTTGACTCTGACGACGTTGGCGTCGGATGCGTTCGCCAAGACGATTGCCGTGCCGGGCGACTTCCCGGCGATTCAAGCCGCGATCGATGCGGCCGAAACGGGCGATACCGTGCTGGTCAAAGCCGGCGTCTATCGCGAACGGATCAAGCTGAAGGCCGGCGTCACGCTGAAGAGCGACGGGAACGACACGCGGGGCGAACGCGGGTTGGCTCGCGCCGAAGGGACGATCCTGGATGGGAAAGAGCTGGAAGGCGAAGGCTCGGCGGTGACGATGGCCGCCGACGCGGTGCTCGACGGCTTCACGATCCGCAACTTCGGCCATTACGACGAAGCGGAATGGCAGCGGAATTACGATACCCAGGGGAACCTGCAGTCGCATGAGCACATCGGCGCGAGCCCGGCGCCGGGGATCTCGATCCCGGACGTCACGTGCGTGGTGAAGCACAACCTGGTGCATCATATCGGCGACACGGGGATCGGCGCCTTCGGCAGCGCCGACAGCATGGCGAAACCGCACATCTACCGCAACGTCTGCTACCGCAACATGGGCGGCGGCATCGGCGCGATGCGGCAGACGAAGGCGACGATCGAAGAGAACGACTGCTTCGAGAACTTCTACGCCGGCATCGGACATAACCACGCCAGCCCCATGGTGATCAACAACACGTGCTACGCCAACATCCGGGCCGGCATCGGGATCAGTGAAGGTTCGTCCCCAACGGTCAAGGGGAACCGCTGCTACAAGAACCGGCGAGCCGGCATCGGCGTGCGAACCGAAGCGACGACCAAGCCGATGATTGAAGGGAACGAGTGCTACGACAACGACATGGCCGGGATCGGCGCCGAGGAAGACGCGGCGCCGACGATCGTGAAGAACAAGTGCTACCGCAACAAGCTGGCCGGCATCGGCGTGCGGCATGCAACCGCGGAGATCAGGGAGAACGAATGCTATGAGAATGGAGCGGCCGGGATCGGCTTGGACAACGCCTCCGGCAAGCTGATCGCGAATTACGTCCATGAAAACAAGACGGCTGGACTTGGCTTCGCCAACAGCGATAAGGGCGAGGCGCTGGTAGTGAAAAACCGGGTGATCGACAACAAGCAAGTGGCGATCGGAGTTCATTCCGGCTGGAACGTGACGATGGTTGAAAACGAGATCTCGCGAGCCGGCGGCATGCCCCCGCTGGTGATGATCTTCGCGGATTCGAAGGTGATGATGGGAGGCGATAAGCTGACCGGGGGCGGCGTCGCCGGCGTGCGGGTCGAAGGAGAGGTTCGGATCGATCGCTGCGAGCTCAACGGCACGCAGTTCCGCAAAGTTGGCCCGCCTAACTTCGCAGTCTGGGCCCTGCCTGGCTCGAAGGTCGAGCTGATCGGCAACACGTTCGACAACTGGCGCCATGCGCTGGTTGCGCAAGAGTGCGAGATCTCGGCGGTCGAGAACCAGGTAAAACGCTTCCATCAGACGGCGTTTGTCCTGCAGAACATGACGGCGAAGTCAGAAGTGCTGCGGAACCAGGTCTTCACCGGGGACGCAAAGGCGCAGGTCGTGAAGGTGAACGGGGCCGAGAAGTTTCCGGTGGTGGAGGAAGAGAACGAGATTCGAGCGGAAGATGGGAAGAAGTAG